A DNA window from Mastomys coucha isolate ucsf_1 unplaced genomic scaffold, UCSF_Mcou_1 pScaffold21, whole genome shotgun sequence contains the following coding sequences:
- the Cdhr5 gene encoding cadherin-related family member 5 isoform X1 — translation MGAPALLWPPLLFPLLTVLFGQPLGTLAQVQVCSANQTFFTLEENKTVSGPLAELFVPDDQLVTLGPLSTPYAFKIVGTELFLNVTPDYEENSLLEAVLECKRGNTVVMQFKVIVAVLDINDNAPKFPFEIKEYNVSEDTRVDTTVIPEIELKATDADKGDILVYTLQEVTPNASKFFSLEGINYPALKLDQTLDFYKNQNMTFRLLARDTWEENVKPSHTATATLVLNVLPADLRTPWFLPCSFTDGYFCIQAQYHAVVPTGHKLPSPLTLSPGPIYAVDGDLAINQPITYRIMAGNTDGTFIINANDGNLTMAKSVPSPMMFTLLIRADQADMARYSVTQAIVEARSVTGNPLQFSQSLYYGTVVVGSEAGTAVKDKTFPSEILRIQAQYPGFPDLNSAVTYRVTNSSEFMMNKDIMLTTQPMKEARTIRVEVEASNTVTKDTATAVVEIQVSEQEPPSTESPTPPEAGGTTGPSSNSTLESPSTSGTSQGPATTSSGGSAGPFPPAGTTLSPPTSASSVPGGSPSLGTSTSPQTATPGGDSAQTPKPGTSQPTAPTSRTSTSLMPSTSRSDPTQTPKPGTSQPMVPIPGASTSSQPATPSGSSTQTPKPGTSQSTATGPISGAGDLGDGQRFSTVDMAVLGGVLGALLLLALICLVILVHKHYRHRFTCCSGKASEPQPRGYDNLTFLPDNKAKWSPTSNRKPEPSPEPAQPPLPPPSPTSSSLTPPSSAPPSPQPKASGSPKTVQAGDSPSAVRSILTKERRPEGEGGYKAVWFGKDIGAEADVVVLNEPTADVDSASASGSEGSDDDDPDQKSLRLNATEEASIYI, via the exons ATGGGGGCTCCGGCCCTCCTGTGGCCTCCCCTGCTGTTCCCATTGCTCACAGTACTGTTTGGCCAACCTCTGGGAACCTTGGCCCAGGTCCAAG TCTGCTCTGCGAACCAGACGTTCTTTACATTGGAAGAGAACAAAACTGTTTCTGGGCCCCTGGCGGAACTTTTTGTCCCAGATGACCAGTTGGTGACCTTGGGACCCTTGTCCACCCCTTACGCCTTTAAGATCGTGGGAACTGAGCTGTTTCTCAACGTGACTCCAGATTATGAG GAAAACTCATTGCTTGAGGCAGTCCTGGAGTGTAAAAGAGGAAACACTGTG GTGATGCAGTTCAAGGTGATTGTGGCTGTCCTGGATATCAATGACAATGCGCCAAAATTCCCTTTTGAAATCAAGGAATATAATGTATCGGAG gaCACTAGAGTGGATACAACCGTCATCCCTGAGATAGAGCTGAAGGCTACAGACGCTGACAAAGGAGACATCCTGGTCTACACTCTGCAGGAAGTGACCCCC AATGCCAGCAAGTTCTTCTCCCTGGAGGGCATAAACTATCCTGCTCTGAAGTTGGACCAGACCCTGGATTTCTACAAGAACCAGAACATGACCTTCAGGCTGCTGGCACGG GATACTTGGGAGGAGAACGTAAAGCCCAGCCATACGGCCACTGCCACCCTGGTCTTGAACGTGCTGCCAGCTGACCTACGGACCCCCTGGTTCCTGCCGTGCTCATTCACAGATGGCTACTTCTGCATCCAGGCCCAATACCATGCGGTTGTCCCCACGGGACACAAACTG CCATCCCCCCTCACCTTGAGTCCTGGTCCCATCTATGCTGTGGACGGAGATCTGGCCATTAACCAGCCGATCACCTACCGCATTATGGCAG GAAACACGGATGGCACATTTATCATCAACGCAAATGATGGCAACCTCACGATGGCTAAAAGTGTCCCCAGCCCCATGATGTTCACCCTGCTGATCAGG GCTGATCAGGCTGACATGGCTCGATACTCAGTGACTCAGGCTATTGTGGAGGCTCGAAGTGTCACTGGGAACCCACTCCAGTTCTCTCAGAGCCTGTACTATGGCACAGTGGTAGTGGGTTCTGAGGCTGGCACAGCAGTGAAGGACAAGACCTTCCCTTCGGAGATCCTGAGGATCCAGGCTCAGTACCCAGGCTTCCCG GACCTCAACTCAGCTGTCACTTATCGAGTCACCAACTCCTCAGAATTCATGATGAATAAGGATATCATGCTGACCACGCAGCCTATGAAGGAAGCAAGAACCATCCGTGTAGAG GTAGAAGCTAGCAATACTGTGACTAAGGACACAGCCACCGCTGTTGTTGAGATCCAAGTGTCAGAGCAGGAGCCGCCCTCCACAG AGTCCCCCACACCCCCAGAAGCTGGAGGAACAACTGGGCCTTCAAGTAACAGCACTTTGGAAAGCCCCTCGACCTCTGGGACCTCTCAAGGACCTGCCACAACCAGCTCTGGGGGAAGTGCTGGCCCATTCCCACCTGCAGGCACAACTCTAagcccacccacctctgcctcatcCGTACCTGGGGGGTCCCCTAGTCTTGGAACCAGTACTTCTCCCCAGACAGCCACTCCCGGTGGGGACTCAGCACAGACCCCCAAACCAGGAACCTCTCAGCCAACAGCCCCTACTTCCAGAACAAGTACCTCCCTCATGCCAAGCACATCCAGAAGCGACCCAACACAGACCCCCAAACCAGGAACCTCTCAGCCAATGGTCCCCATTCCAGGGGCCAGCACCTCTTCTCAGCCAGCCACTCCTAGTGGCAGCTCAACACAGACCCCCAAGCCAGGAACCTCTCAGTCGACAGCCACTGGGCCCATCTCAG GAGCAGGTGATCTGGGTGATGGCCAGAGATTTTCTACAGTGGACATGGCAGTGTTGGGCGGGGTGCTAGGCGCACTGCTGTTGCTGGCCCTCATCTGCTTGGTCATCCTCGTCCACAAGCATTACCGACATCGGTTCACTTGCTGCTCTGGGAAGGCTTCG GAACCACAGCCGAGAGGCTATGACAACCTGACCTTCCTCCCAGACAACAAGGCCAAGTGGTCGCCCACCTCCAACCGAAAGCCAGAGCCGAGCCCTGAGCCTGCCCAGccgcccctccctcctcctagTCCCACGTCCTCCAGTCTCACGCCCCCCAGCTCCGCTCCTCCTAGCCCTCAGCCCAAAGCTTCCGGGTCTCCTAAGACAGTCCAGGCTGGGGACAGTCCTTCAGCCGTGAGGTCTATCCTGACTAAGGAGCGGCGGCCGGAGGGGGAGGGCGGCTACAAGGCCGTGTGGTTCGGCAAGGACATCGGGGCGGAGGCTGACGTGGTGGTCCTCAACGAGCCCACCGCCGACGTGGACAGCGCCAGTGCCTCGGGAAGTGAGGGCAGCGATGATGATGACCCTGACCAGAAGAGTCTCCGCCTCAACGCCACGGAAGAAGCTAGCATTTACATCTAG
- the Cdhr5 gene encoding cadherin-related family member 5 isoform X2, giving the protein MGAPALLWPPLLFPLLTVLFGQPLGTLAQVQVCSANQTFFTLEENKTVSGPLAELFVPDDQLVTLGPLSTPYAFKIVGTELFLNVTPDYEENSLLEAVLECKRGNTVVMQFKVIVAVLDINDNAPKFPFEIKEYNVSEDTRVDTTVIPEIELKATDADKGDILVYTLQEVTPNASKFFSLEGINYPALKLDQTLDFYKNQNMTFRLLARDTWEENVKPSHTATATLVLNVLPADLRTPWFLPCSFTDGYFCIQAQYHAVVPTGHKLPSPLTLSPGPIYAVDGDLAINQPITYRIMAGNTDGTFIINANDGNLTMAKSVPSPMMFTLLIRADQADMARYSVTQAIVEARSVTGNPLQFSQSLYYGTVVVGSEAGTAVKDKTFPSEILRIQAQYPGFPDLNSAVTYRVTNSSEFMMNKDIMLTTQPMKEARTIRVEVEASNTVTKDTATAVVEIQVSEQEPPSTGAGDLGDGQRFSTVDMAVLGGVLGALLLLALICLVILVHKHYRHRFTCCSGKASEPQPRGYDNLTFLPDNKAKWSPTSNRKPEPSPEPAQPPLPPPSPTSSSLTPPSSAPPSPQPKASGSPKTVQAGDSPSAVRSILTKERRPEGEGGYKAVWFGKDIGAEADVVVLNEPTADVDSASASGSEGSDDDDPDQKSLRLNATEEASIYI; this is encoded by the exons ATGGGGGCTCCGGCCCTCCTGTGGCCTCCCCTGCTGTTCCCATTGCTCACAGTACTGTTTGGCCAACCTCTGGGAACCTTGGCCCAGGTCCAAG TCTGCTCTGCGAACCAGACGTTCTTTACATTGGAAGAGAACAAAACTGTTTCTGGGCCCCTGGCGGAACTTTTTGTCCCAGATGACCAGTTGGTGACCTTGGGACCCTTGTCCACCCCTTACGCCTTTAAGATCGTGGGAACTGAGCTGTTTCTCAACGTGACTCCAGATTATGAG GAAAACTCATTGCTTGAGGCAGTCCTGGAGTGTAAAAGAGGAAACACTGTG GTGATGCAGTTCAAGGTGATTGTGGCTGTCCTGGATATCAATGACAATGCGCCAAAATTCCCTTTTGAAATCAAGGAATATAATGTATCGGAG gaCACTAGAGTGGATACAACCGTCATCCCTGAGATAGAGCTGAAGGCTACAGACGCTGACAAAGGAGACATCCTGGTCTACACTCTGCAGGAAGTGACCCCC AATGCCAGCAAGTTCTTCTCCCTGGAGGGCATAAACTATCCTGCTCTGAAGTTGGACCAGACCCTGGATTTCTACAAGAACCAGAACATGACCTTCAGGCTGCTGGCACGG GATACTTGGGAGGAGAACGTAAAGCCCAGCCATACGGCCACTGCCACCCTGGTCTTGAACGTGCTGCCAGCTGACCTACGGACCCCCTGGTTCCTGCCGTGCTCATTCACAGATGGCTACTTCTGCATCCAGGCCCAATACCATGCGGTTGTCCCCACGGGACACAAACTG CCATCCCCCCTCACCTTGAGTCCTGGTCCCATCTATGCTGTGGACGGAGATCTGGCCATTAACCAGCCGATCACCTACCGCATTATGGCAG GAAACACGGATGGCACATTTATCATCAACGCAAATGATGGCAACCTCACGATGGCTAAAAGTGTCCCCAGCCCCATGATGTTCACCCTGCTGATCAGG GCTGATCAGGCTGACATGGCTCGATACTCAGTGACTCAGGCTATTGTGGAGGCTCGAAGTGTCACTGGGAACCCACTCCAGTTCTCTCAGAGCCTGTACTATGGCACAGTGGTAGTGGGTTCTGAGGCTGGCACAGCAGTGAAGGACAAGACCTTCCCTTCGGAGATCCTGAGGATCCAGGCTCAGTACCCAGGCTTCCCG GACCTCAACTCAGCTGTCACTTATCGAGTCACCAACTCCTCAGAATTCATGATGAATAAGGATATCATGCTGACCACGCAGCCTATGAAGGAAGCAAGAACCATCCGTGTAGAG GTAGAAGCTAGCAATACTGTGACTAAGGACACAGCCACCGCTGTTGTTGAGATCCAAGTGTCAGAGCAGGAGCCGCCCTCCACAG GAGCAGGTGATCTGGGTGATGGCCAGAGATTTTCTACAGTGGACATGGCAGTGTTGGGCGGGGTGCTAGGCGCACTGCTGTTGCTGGCCCTCATCTGCTTGGTCATCCTCGTCCACAAGCATTACCGACATCGGTTCACTTGCTGCTCTGGGAAGGCTTCG GAACCACAGCCGAGAGGCTATGACAACCTGACCTTCCTCCCAGACAACAAGGCCAAGTGGTCGCCCACCTCCAACCGAAAGCCAGAGCCGAGCCCTGAGCCTGCCCAGccgcccctccctcctcctagTCCCACGTCCTCCAGTCTCACGCCCCCCAGCTCCGCTCCTCCTAGCCCTCAGCCCAAAGCTTCCGGGTCTCCTAAGACAGTCCAGGCTGGGGACAGTCCTTCAGCCGTGAGGTCTATCCTGACTAAGGAGCGGCGGCCGGAGGGGGAGGGCGGCTACAAGGCCGTGTGGTTCGGCAAGGACATCGGGGCGGAGGCTGACGTGGTGGTCCTCAACGAGCCCACCGCCGACGTGGACAGCGCCAGTGCCTCGGGAAGTGAGGGCAGCGATGATGATGACCCTGACCAGAAGAGTCTCCGCCTCAACGCCACGGAAGAAGCTAGCATTTACATCTAG